The following are from one region of the Chloracidobacterium sp. genome:
- the queC gene encoding 7-cyano-7-deazaguanine synthase QueC, which produces MTAIVLVSGGMDSCVTAAMAAAENDVLAMLHLSYGQRTEERERRAFNEIADHYDVAIRLDVSIEYLAEIGGSSLTDPSIDVSEADLDSTKIPTSYVPFRNANMLAIATSWAEAIGATSIYIGAVAEDSSGYPDCRPEFYQAFQKVIDTGTRPESCIEIRTPIIHFSKAEIVRKAVSLNAPLHLTWSCYRSSEQACGTCDSCALRLRGFEQAGIADPIDYAN; this is translated from the coding sequence GTGACAGCGATCGTTCTTGTGTCAGGAGGGATGGATTCGTGCGTTACGGCGGCAATGGCTGCGGCCGAGAATGACGTGTTGGCGATGCTACACCTATCTTATGGCCAGAGGACGGAGGAACGCGAACGCCGGGCGTTCAATGAGATAGCGGACCACTACGACGTCGCGATCCGTCTGGACGTTTCGATCGAGTATCTGGCTGAGATCGGCGGCTCGTCGTTAACGGATCCCAGTATCGATGTTTCTGAGGCCGATCTTGATTCGACGAAGATCCCAACGAGCTATGTGCCGTTTCGCAACGCGAACATGCTTGCAATAGCGACGAGTTGGGCCGAGGCGATCGGCGCGACGAGTATCTACATCGGCGCGGTCGCGGAAGATTCGAGCGGTTATCCGGATTGCCGGCCGGAGTTTTACCAGGCGTTCCAAAAGGTGATCGACACCGGAACAAGGCCCGAATCCTGCATCGAGATACGGACGCCGATCATCCATTTCTCCAAGGCTGAGATCGTAAGAAAGGCGGTCAGCCTGAATGCCCCGCTGCATCTTACATGGTCGTGCTACCGAAGCTCGGAGCAAGCCTGCGGAACATGCGATTCGTGCGCACTTAGACTCCGCGGGTTCGAACAAGCGGGCATAGCCGACCCGATCGACTACGCTAACTGA
- a CDS encoding Gfo/Idh/MocA family oxidoreductase — MKEKVGIGIIGAGFARRVQIPAFLACENADIVSVSSRTIANARATAAEFGIAHYTDDWRETVEHDAVDLVCITTPPNLHKEMALFALGCDKHILAEKPMAMNLAEAEEMAAAATKAGVLALIDHELRFLPGRLKAKGMLKKGAIGKVKHAKYLFQAPHRGDPTQPWDWWSDITFGGGALGAINSHVIDSLIWFLGTEISSVICQLHTHVKQRPFGEGFKDVTTDDEANMLLRFADGDLTEDATGLVSVSMIEGPTYLNQIEFVGSDGWMRVGHRGDIFVAKRGESEWSAVEVEYPPSIDGIFESGFPSGFMAFAPKIVEAIMTGNHSIEHAATFADGVTIQKVLDGARESNATHKEISISQVND, encoded by the coding sequence ATGAAAGAGAAAGTAGGTATTGGGATTATCGGTGCCGGGTTTGCGAGGAGAGTACAGATCCCGGCGTTTCTGGCGTGCGAGAATGCCGATATCGTATCGGTCTCAAGCCGCACGATCGCAAATGCCCGCGCGACGGCCGCAGAGTTTGGCATCGCGCATTACACCGACGACTGGCGCGAAACGGTCGAACACGATGCGGTGGATCTGGTTTGCATCACCACTCCGCCGAACCTGCATAAGGAAATGGCCTTGTTTGCTCTCGGGTGTGACAAGCACATTCTCGCCGAAAAGCCGATGGCGATGAACCTCGCGGAGGCAGAGGAGATGGCAGCCGCTGCAACCAAAGCAGGTGTGCTGGCGCTGATCGACCACGAACTGCGATTCCTGCCTGGGAGGCTGAAGGCGAAGGGAATGCTTAAGAAAGGGGCGATCGGTAAGGTCAAGCATGCGAAATATCTGTTTCAGGCACCGCACCGCGGCGACCCGACGCAGCCGTGGGATTGGTGGTCAGACATTACCTTCGGCGGAGGAGCCTTGGGTGCGATCAATTCTCACGTGATCGATTCACTCATATGGTTTCTCGGCACAGAAATTTCCAGTGTGATCTGCCAGTTGCATACGCACGTCAAACAAAGGCCGTTCGGTGAGGGCTTCAAAGACGTCACCACCGATGACGAAGCGAATATGCTGCTGCGGTTCGCTGATGGCGATCTGACGGAAGATGCGACCGGGCTTGTCTCAGTTTCGATGATCGAAGGGCCGACATATCTGAATCAGATCGAGTTTGTCGGTAGCGACGGCTGGATGCGGGTCGGGCATCGTGGAGATATTTTTGTTGCGAAACGCGGAGAAAGCGAATGGTCCGCAGTCGAGGTCGAGTATCCGCCAAGCATTGACGGGATATTTGAATCCGGATTCCCGAGCGGGTTCATGGCGTTCGCACCGAAGATCGTCGAAGCGATCATGACCGGAAATCACAGTATCGAACACGCCGCGACATTTGCTGACGGCGTAACGATCCAAAAAGTTCTTGACGGCGCACGCGAATCCAACGCAACCCACAAGGAAATATCAATATCGCAGGTGAACGACTGA
- a CDS encoding flotillin family protein, giving the protein MDLLFDYSTLLIPIVILVIVVAALIALMLISRNYIKVSPNQAAVISGRKRKLADGSIAGYRLVRGGATLVFPFLEKVEYLDLNVITVPLATSRAYTVQGVPVSVKAVANVKIKGDDTSLRSAAERFLGMPQEQFHRLVFQTLEGHLRAILGTLTVEEINNDRQSFAQKLTTEAAGDLEKMGIGLDALTIQEISDEEGYLDALGKRRTAEVKRDAEIGQAEANRDSKIKASLALQEGEKVRLETEAQIAQSQRETEIQKAQVQAEIEAERAKASQAGPLADAKAQQQVTAEEVRVEKVRTQEMISVQEQEVMRKEKELEATVVKQAEADRKAAVLRAQGLQEAAILEAEGRKQAQIATAEAEAQTLEREGQGRAAAVAAEGKAEAEKIRAVGLAEAERLQAKGLAEAKAIEAQGLAEAAAIKEKAAAWREFNDAARLQTILEKLPSIIESSAPVFQAVAQPLGNIDKVVMIDQGGNGDGHQSGINRFAQTGPTVIFSLLQQLQALGLNWPDVLAQLGIEQTGEKSVSPTKESPKTAPPPPPKPVAD; this is encoded by the coding sequence ATGGACCTTTTGTTTGACTACTCGACGCTGCTGATACCGATCGTGATCCTTGTGATCGTCGTTGCGGCCCTGATCGCGCTGATGCTGATCAGCCGCAATTATATCAAGGTGTCGCCAAATCAAGCGGCCGTAATTTCGGGCCGCAAACGAAAACTTGCCGATGGCTCGATCGCCGGTTATCGCCTGGTTCGCGGCGGTGCGACGCTCGTCTTTCCCTTTCTTGAAAAGGTCGAGTATCTGGATCTCAACGTAATCACCGTCCCGCTCGCAACCTCGCGTGCTTACACGGTGCAGGGCGTACCGGTCAGCGTAAAAGCAGTCGCAAACGTAAAGATAAAGGGCGACGACACGTCTCTGAGATCGGCGGCGGAACGCTTTCTGGGCATGCCGCAAGAGCAGTTTCATCGGCTCGTTTTCCAGACGCTTGAGGGCCACCTTCGTGCGATCCTCGGCACGCTCACCGTCGAAGAGATCAACAACGACCGCCAGTCTTTCGCGCAGAAGCTCACCACCGAGGCCGCCGGAGACCTCGAGAAAATGGGCATCGGGCTCGATGCTCTGACGATCCAGGAAATATCCGATGAAGAAGGCTACCTCGACGCGCTCGGCAAACGCCGAACTGCCGAAGTAAAACGCGATGCTGAGATCGGCCAGGCCGAGGCGAATCGCGATTCGAAGATAAAGGCCTCGCTTGCACTGCAAGAGGGCGAAAAGGTCCGGCTTGAGACCGAAGCCCAGATCGCCCAATCGCAACGCGAGACCGAAATACAAAAGGCGCAAGTGCAGGCCGAGATCGAGGCCGAACGTGCAAAAGCGAGCCAGGCCGGTCCGCTCGCCGACGCCAAGGCACAGCAGCAGGTGACCGCCGAAGAAGTTCGCGTCGAAAAGGTCCGGACGCAGGAAATGATCTCTGTTCAGGAACAGGAGGTCATGCGCAAAGAGAAAGAACTCGAGGCGACCGTCGTCAAGCAGGCCGAAGCCGACCGTAAAGCCGCGGTTCTTCGTGCCCAAGGCCTGCAGGAAGCAGCGATCCTCGAAGCCGAAGGCCGCAAACAGGCGCAGATCGCCACCGCCGAAGCCGAGGCTCAGACACTCGAACGAGAGGGACAGGGCCGAGCAGCCGCGGTCGCCGCCGAGGGCAAGGCAGAAGCAGAAAAGATACGCGCCGTCGGCCTCGCCGAAGCCGAGCGTCTCCAGGCAAAAGGCTTGGCCGAAGCAAAAGCGATCGAGGCACAAGGCCTTGCCGAAGCCGCCGCGATCAAGGAGAAGGCTGCCGCGTGGCGCGAGTTCAACGATGCTGCCCGCCTTCAGACGATCCTCGAAAAGCTGCCCTCGATAATCGAATCGTCGGCACCGGTATTTCAGGCCGTCGCGCAGCCGCTTGGCAATATCGACAAGGTCGTGATGATCGATCAGGGCGGCAACGGCGACGGTCACCAGAGCGGCATTAATCGTTTTGCTCAGACCGGCCCGACCGTGATCTTCTCGCTGCTTCAGCAGCTTCAGGCGCTCGGACTTAATTGGCCCGATGTTCTTGCGCAGCTTGGAATCGAGCAAACCGGTGAGAAAAGCGTTTCCCCGACAAAAGAATCGCCAAAGACGGCACCGCCTCCGCCGCCGAAACCGGTCGCCGATTAG
- a CDS encoding radical SAM protein, with the protein MTELRITEIFLSIQGESSHAGRPCSFVRLTGCPMRCVWCDSEYTFTGGERMSFEAILTRLDEFGCNLVEITGGEPLAQNNVFSFITSLCNRNYEVLIETGGFVSTEMVDSRASIILDVKCPASGESDRNHWPNLEWLRQDKDEVKFVVADLADWEYAKDIIAKYALETRAKNVLISPVYGIENLAEIAEAVSRSQLRVRLNLQLHKYIWGADARGV; encoded by the coding sequence TTGACCGAGCTTCGAATAACCGAAATATTCCTTTCGATTCAGGGCGAGTCGTCGCATGCCGGCCGTCCGTGTTCATTCGTCCGGCTGACGGGCTGCCCGATGCGGTGTGTCTGGTGCGACAGCGAATATACTTTCACAGGCGGCGAAAGGATGTCGTTCGAGGCGATACTGACACGGCTCGACGAATTCGGATGCAACCTTGTAGAGATCACCGGCGGTGAGCCGCTAGCTCAAAACAATGTATTTTCGTTCATCACTTCGCTTTGCAATCGGAATTATGAGGTTCTGATCGAGACCGGCGGTTTCGTGTCAACGGAAATGGTCGATTCGCGTGCAAGTATCATTCTCGACGTAAAATGCCCCGCTTCGGGCGAGTCCGACAGAAACCACTGGCCGAACCTGGAATGGCTTCGGCAGGACAAGGATGAGGTGAAGTTTGTCGTCGCAGATCTTGCGGATTGGGAGTATGCGAAGGACATTATAGCTAAATACGCACTTGAGACCCGGGCAAAAAACGTTTTGATATCGCCGGTTTACGGCATTGAGAATCTTGCCGAGATCGCCGAGGCCGTTTCTCGCAGCCAGTTAAGGGTACGCCTGAATCTTCAATTGCATAAATACATCTGGGGAGCGGACGCGAGAGGCGTTTGA
- a CDS encoding insulinase family protein: MREEIRETRLENGLTILTDKMAGVRSVTLGFFYRVGSRHEPLELNGISHFIEHTVFKGTERRSALEIAVETDRLGGNLDAFTTHEDTAFAMKIIDDRFDQAFDLIADMLTSPRFDEIDLESEQRVIIEEMKMIDDSPEEYLGDIFHCAFFPDHPLGLSIAGTPETVKQFGSAMTSEYHRRSFCPSNLVITAAGNISHDRLVERASAMDLQRFAANETPNPFDIALPSAAAPIIVEHRSELEQAHLIIASPFVNARDDRRYAADLLTNIIGGGTSSRLWQKVREERGLAYSVGSSAVLFSDCGMFSVSAGTSPEQVGEVVDIVIDEMRSIVRNGIRAEELQLMKDQARASVLLGLEDSATRAATLAHMEMTHGRQIPLEESLAKLAAITMDDIVAIARDSFQTEAVAFAAIGDFSDFKIDRDRLTI; the protein is encoded by the coding sequence ATGAGGGAAGAGATAAGAGAAACACGTCTGGAAAATGGCCTGACGATCCTGACCGATAAGATGGCCGGTGTCCGATCGGTGACACTCGGGTTCTTTTACAGGGTCGGGTCGCGTCACGAACCGCTCGAACTGAACGGGATATCACATTTCATCGAACACACGGTCTTCAAGGGCACAGAACGCCGTTCAGCCCTAGAGATCGCCGTTGAGACCGATCGGCTCGGGGGCAATCTTGATGCCTTCACCACACACGAAGATACGGCTTTTGCGATGAAGATCATAGATGACCGCTTTGATCAGGCGTTCGACCTCATCGCCGATATGCTGACCTCTCCGCGATTCGACGAGATCGATCTCGAAAGCGAGCAGCGCGTGATCATCGAAGAGATGAAGATGATCGACGACTCGCCCGAAGAATATCTCGGTGATATTTTTCATTGCGCATTCTTTCCCGACCATCCGCTCGGGCTTTCTATCGCCGGAACGCCCGAAACCGTAAAACAGTTTGGCAGCGCAATGACGTCTGAATATCACCGGCGCTCCTTTTGCCCGTCGAATTTGGTCATTACGGCCGCGGGCAATATCTCGCATGACCGATTGGTCGAACGCGCTTCTGCGATGGATCTTCAAAGGTTTGCCGCGAACGAAACGCCGAACCCTTTCGACATCGCATTGCCCTCAGCTGCCGCCCCGATCATCGTCGAGCACAGATCGGAACTCGAACAGGCGCATCTTATAATCGCGTCGCCTTTTGTTAACGCCCGGGACGATCGCCGTTACGCTGCCGATCTGCTGACAAATATCATCGGCGGCGGCACCTCAAGCCGTTTATGGCAAAAGGTTCGTGAGGAACGCGGCCTCGCCTACAGCGTCGGCTCATCTGCAGTGCTTTTCAGCGACTGCGGAATGTTTTCGGTTTCGGCCGGAACGTCGCCCGAACAGGTCGGCGAGGTAGTGGATATTGTCATCGATGAGATGCGCTCGATCGTCAGGAACGGCATCCGCGCCGAAGAACTTCAGCTGATGAAAGATCAGGCTCGGGCCTCGGTCCTCCTCGGCCTTGAGGATTCTGCCACGCGTGCAGCGACGCTCGCTCATATGGAGATGACGCACGGCCGCCAGATACCGCTTGAAGAATCGCTCGCGAAACTTGCCGCGATCACGATGGACGACATTGTCGCGATCGCACGCGATTCTTTTCAGACCGAGGCCGTTGCATTCGCTGCCATCGGCGACTTTAGTGACTTTAAGATCGACCGTGACCGACTCACGATATAG
- a CDS encoding serine hydrolase, with protein MNVWRSTCLVAILGILSSIGSAQSRPGSAAPQSIDARVQAAIGDFKGKVWIYAKNLDTGKDYGLRSDEQVRTASTIKLPIMTEVFRQVAEGKIAWTDEIVISKQNKVGGSGILGEFTDGSKIDLRTATNLMIVLSDNTATNIVLDKVTSNAVNDHMAKLGLKDTLSLRKVGGGGDAKAYDEPLNKLFGIGRSSPKDMVRLLEMLERGEVVSKEASAEMIAILRRQQYKDGIGRNALDTVPVASKSGSLDRLRSDVGIVYTRRGRIAMAITVDDMPVVQYIMDDMGNELIWRLSQILQEGLAR; from the coding sequence ATGAATGTCTGGAGATCAACTTGCTTAGTCGCTATCTTAGGGATCCTGAGTTCGATCGGTTCTGCTCAGTCGAGGCCTGGATCTGCCGCACCGCAGTCGATCGACGCAAGAGTCCAAGCCGCGATCGGTGATTTCAAGGGCAAGGTTTGGATCTATGCGAAGAACCTCGACACGGGAAAGGATTACGGCCTGCGGTCGGATGAACAGGTCCGTACGGCAAGCACTATAAAGCTGCCGATAATGACCGAGGTATTTCGGCAGGTTGCCGAGGGCAAGATCGCCTGGACCGATGAGATCGTAATCAGCAAACAAAATAAGGTCGGCGGTTCAGGCATCCTGGGTGAATTCACTGATGGTTCGAAGATCGATCTGAGAACGGCGACCAACCTCATGATCGTCTTGTCGGACAATACGGCGACGAACATAGTGCTGGACAAAGTTACAAGCAACGCGGTGAACGACCATATGGCAAAACTCGGCCTGAAGGACACATTGTCCCTGCGCAAGGTCGGCGGCGGAGGCGATGCGAAGGCGTATGACGAACCCTTGAACAAGCTTTTTGGTATCGGCCGATCGTCCCCAAAAGATATGGTGAGGTTGTTGGAAATGCTCGAGCGCGGCGAGGTCGTTTCGAAAGAGGCTTCTGCAGAGATGATCGCCATCCTCAGACGACAGCAATACAAAGACGGCATCGGCCGGAATGCGCTTGATACCGTGCCGGTCGCATCAAAATCAGGTTCGCTTGACCGCCTGCGATCTGACGTTGGCATTGTCTATACCCGCCGGGGGCGGATTGCAATGGCGATCACCGTCGATGATATGCCGGTCGTACAATACATAATGGACGACATGGGCAACGAACTGATCTGGCGGTTGTCGCAGATATTACAGGAAGGGCTTGCCAGGTGA
- a CDS encoding aminopeptidase P N-terminal domain-containing protein: MRQQLKRFIEQMEKNSIAIFPAAHEVTRSYDTEFKFHQDPDFYYLTGFPEPDAIAVVDPQNSKSPYTLYVRPRDPLMETWYGRREGVEGAVKNYGASRAISIDRFAADLPKILDGREKLYYRFAVDKALDQQILQHLSGQRVRRLKTAYPPHTIIDPTIITGEMRLHKSPEEVELMQVSANIAADAHILAMKKVKPGMNEGQVEAMMEAFMKDKGASGVAYNSIVGGGANATILHYIENNMPLKDGDLILIDAGAQYKGYASDITRTFPVNGKYTPAQREVYDVVLDVQLKCIEATKTGNTVKKRQEFSIELLTEGMVKLGLLKGKTADLIKKKAYLKYYMHGVGHYLGLDVHDAGRYFSDQEAKHSRPFAPGMVLTVEPGIYVPPDDKSAPAKYRGIGIRIEDDVLVTEDGNRNLTSKVTKDPDEIEALMNSKRR; encoded by the coding sequence ATGCGACAGCAGCTAAAACGATTCATCGAGCAAATGGAGAAGAACTCCATCGCCATTTTCCCAGCCGCACACGAGGTAACGCGGAGTTATGATACGGAGTTCAAGTTTCATCAAGATCCGGATTTCTATTATCTGACTGGCTTCCCCGAGCCTGATGCGATCGCGGTTGTCGACCCCCAGAATTCAAAGTCGCCATACACGCTCTACGTCCGTCCGCGCGATCCGTTGATGGAGACATGGTACGGCCGCCGCGAGGGAGTCGAAGGAGCAGTAAAGAATTATGGCGCCAGCCGAGCAATTTCGATAGATAGGTTTGCCGCCGATCTGCCTAAGATCCTTGATGGTCGCGAAAAACTCTATTACCGCTTTGCGGTCGATAAAGCACTTGACCAGCAGATCTTGCAGCACCTTTCGGGCCAGCGTGTGCGCCGGCTCAAGACCGCTTATCCGCCGCATACGATTATCGACCCGACGATCATTACCGGAGAGATGCGTCTCCATAAATCGCCCGAAGAGGTAGAACTGATGCAGGTCTCGGCCAACATCGCCGCCGACGCACATATTTTGGCGATGAAAAAGGTCAAACCTGGAATGAACGAGGGTCAGGTCGAAGCCATGATGGAAGCGTTTATGAAAGACAAAGGTGCGTCGGGCGTCGCTTACAACTCGATCGTCGGCGGCGGAGCTAATGCGACCATCCTGCACTACATCGAGAACAACATGCCGCTGAAAGACGGCGATCTTATCCTTATCGACGCTGGAGCGCAGTATAAAGGATACGCGTCCGACATCACGCGGACTTTCCCTGTAAATGGTAAGTACACGCCGGCCCAACGCGAGGTTTACGACGTTGTGTTGGATGTTCAGCTGAAGTGCATCGAAGCGACCAAGACCGGCAACACGGTCAAAAAGCGACAGGAATTTTCGATCGAGCTCTTGACCGAAGGAATGGTAAAGCTCGGATTGCTAAAGGGCAAAACGGCAGACCTTATCAAGAAAAAGGCCTACTTGAAATACTACATGCATGGAGTTGGCCACTATCTCGGCCTCGATGTCCACGATGCGGGCCGCTACTTTTCCGATCAGGAAGCAAAGCACTCACGGCCGTTCGCACCAGGGATGGTTCTGACCGTGGAGCCCGGAATTTACGTACCACCGGATGATAAGTCTGCTCCGGCGAAGTATCGCGGGATCGGGATCCGGATTGAAGATGACGTACTCGTGACGGAAGACGGCAACCGAAATCTAACTTCAAAGGTCACAAAAGATCCTGACGAGATCGAAGCACTTATGAACTCGAAGCGGAGATAG
- a CDS encoding oligopeptide transporter, OPT family, whose amino-acid sequence MKNPFLENFKPYIPDSVTNLREFSPGPLIVGVLLGIVFGASSLYLVLKVGLTVSASIPVAVISITLFRILSKLGARDATILEHNIVQTTGSAGESIAFGLGVTMPAILILGFDLEVWRVTMVAVLGGLLGILMMIPLRRALIRDQHGLLKYPEGTACAQVLIASASDESKAHSEIAKKGEAADTNGGLIIAAGFGIGFLYNIVMKVFSGWREYPTKEFNEPFKGGSVSLENNPALLGVGYIIGPRIAGIMFAGGALAYLVLIPMIRFFGDALAAPLAPARTLIKDMPIEGAGSIQSEYILYIGAGAVTAGGIISLVRSLPTIWHGIRGGIADMQAKRENGKNGEKNTTAIPRTEQDISLKWVIGGILALIVVITFLPALKMNILGAILIIILGFLFVTVSSRLTGEIGSSSNPISGMTVATLLFTSLAFLLLGWTAADPYFVTALSVGGIVCIAASNGGTTSQDLKTGFWVGGTPWKQQSAILIGALASALLLGPILIQLNDSSSVYQTVEPTAFAADFRVSEQDLVREGSNFRSETVGGYFGEKDKANYRVWHNTDANLGPAGKYLINMQGKPAYLVDPGINGVIKEAQTGIDADGNPVYQQVEKYRAPKATLMSYIIKGILSQQLPWALVLLGVMISVTLELCGVSSLAFAVGLYLPISASSPIFFGGLVRWGVDKYLKRKFRDKDLTEEEFIAETDKSSGVLLASGYIAGGALAGILIALSAVYFGGFVETLSEWAKANNPFYDGPWADLLGLLPFAVLAGFLYLAGRDLIFGKKDEETALPSD is encoded by the coding sequence ATGAAGAACCCATTTCTCGAGAATTTTAAGCCATATATTCCCGATTCGGTTACGAACCTCCGCGAGTTCTCGCCCGGGCCGCTGATCGTCGGCGTACTGCTTGGGATCGTCTTCGGCGCCTCCTCGTTGTATCTGGTGCTCAAGGTCGGGCTTACGGTCTCGGCTTCGATACCGGTCGCGGTGATCTCGATCACGCTTTTCCGGATACTATCGAAACTCGGTGCTCGTGATGCAACCATCCTTGAGCACAACATTGTTCAGACGACGGGATCTGCAGGCGAATCGATCGCTTTCGGTCTCGGCGTGACAATGCCGGCGATATTGATACTCGGGTTTGACCTCGAAGTATGGCGGGTGACGATGGTCGCAGTTCTCGGCGGGCTGCTCGGCATTTTGATGATGATACCTCTGCGGCGTGCGCTTATCCGCGACCAGCATGGCCTGCTGAAATACCCGGAAGGCACGGCTTGTGCGCAGGTGCTGATAGCAAGCGCTTCAGATGAATCGAAAGCGCATTCCGAGATCGCAAAAAAGGGCGAGGCGGCAGACACGAATGGTGGTCTGATAATTGCCGCCGGCTTCGGTATCGGCTTTCTCTACAACATCGTGATGAAGGTCTTTAGCGGCTGGCGCGAATACCCGACCAAGGAGTTCAACGAACCGTTCAAGGGCGGCAGCGTTTCGCTCGAGAACAATCCGGCCTTGCTCGGTGTCGGGTACATTATTGGCCCGCGGATCGCCGGCATCATGTTTGCCGGGGGTGCCCTTGCCTATCTTGTTCTGATCCCGATGATCAGATTCTTCGGCGATGCCCTCGCTGCTCCGCTCGCACCGGCACGAACGCTGATCAAGGACATGCCGATCGAAGGCGCCGGAAGCATACAGAGCGAGTACATTCTTTACATCGGTGCGGGAGCCGTGACAGCAGGCGGCATCATCAGCCTGGTGCGGTCGCTGCCTACGATCTGGCACGGCATTCGCGGCGGCATTGCCGATATGCAGGCGAAGCGGGAAAACGGCAAGAACGGAGAGAAGAATACCACTGCGATCCCGCGAACCGAGCAGGATATCTCATTGAAATGGGTGATCGGCGGCATTCTGGCCCTTATCGTGGTGATAACATTCCTGCCCGCTCTCAAGATGAACATTCTTGGGGCAATATTGATCATAATTCTCGGTTTCCTGTTCGTGACGGTATCGTCAAGGCTGACGGGTGAGATCGGCTCTTCGTCGAACCCGATATCGGGGATGACGGTCGCAACGCTTCTCTTTACTTCGCTGGCATTTTTGCTGCTCGGCTGGACGGCGGCCGACCCCTATTTCGTTACAGCGCTCAGCGTTGGCGGCATCGTTTGCATCGCCGCTTCGAATGGCGGCACGACCTCTCAGGACCTGAAAACGGGTTTTTGGGTCGGCGGAACTCCGTGGAAACAACAGTCGGCTATACTTATCGGCGCTCTCGCTTCGGCCCTCCTGCTTGGGCCGATCCTTATCCAGCTCAACGACTCGTCTTCGGTCTACCAGACTGTCGAACCAACAGCATTCGCGGCGGATTTTCGGGTATCGGAACAAGACCTTGTCCGTGAAGGCAGCAATTTCAGGTCAGAGACCGTCGGCGGGTATTTTGGCGAAAAGGACAAAGCAAATTACCGCGTTTGGCATAACACCGACGCGAACCTCGGGCCGGCCGGAAAGTATCTGATAAACATGCAGGGCAAACCCGCATACCTCGTAGATCCGGGCATAAACGGTGTTATCAAAGAAGCACAAACCGGCATTGATGCGGACGGAAATCCCGTCTATCAGCAGGTCGAAAAATACCGGGCGCCGAAGGCGACACTGATGAGCTATATCATCAAGGGTATATTGAGCCAACAGCTGCCGTGGGCGCTCGTCCTGCTCGGCGTAATGATCTCAGTCACTCTTGAACTCTGCGGCGTGTCGTCGCTGGCGTTCGCTGTCGGGCTTTATCTGCCGATCTCCGCATCGTCGCCGATCTTCTTCGGCGGGCTGGTCCGATGGGGCGTGGATAAATATCTCAAGCGAAAATTCCGCGATAAAGATCTGACGGAAGAGGAGTTTATCGCTGAAACCGACAAGAGCTCAGGCGTTTTGCTTGCGTCGGGCTATATTGCGGGCGGTGCATTGGCAGGCATTCTTATTGCTCTCTCTGCGGTATATTTTGGCGGATTCGTCGAAACGTTGAGCGAATGGGCCAAGGCAAACAATCCATTCTATGACGGCCCATGGGCCGACCTTCTCGGGCTGTTGCCATTTGCAGTGCTTGCCGGCTTCTTGTATCTTGCTGGTCGCGACCTGATCTTCGGCAAAAAAGACGAGGAAACGGCGTTACCGTCGGATTAA